The following are encoded in a window of Tautonia marina genomic DNA:
- the trxB gene encoding thioredoxin-disulfide reductase — MPQHSAVIIIGSGSAGLTAALYSARANLSPIVFEGREPGGQLTLTTDVENFPGFPEAINGPDLMNKMREQAQRFGADTRWETVVGVDLSQRPFRVKTTDDPSGDPESGTITEYTADALIVATGASARWLGNEGPFKGAGVSTCATCDGHFYKGKEIAVVGGGDSAVEEATFLTRFASKVTLIHRREELRASKIMQDKLFANEKIAFAWNSVVDEVYGDTDPRPILKGVKLRSTEDNETLTDLNLSGLFLAIGHIPNTGIFKGKLAMTPEGYLLTRAALAWDGIEAPADLRDRMPNYSSATDVEGVFACGDVVDTHYRQAITAAGSGCAAAIDAEKWLEATGAGH, encoded by the coding sequence ATGCCGCAGCACTCCGCCGTGATCATCATCGGTTCGGGCTCCGCCGGCCTGACCGCCGCGCTCTACTCGGCCCGCGCCAACCTCTCCCCGATCGTCTTCGAAGGCCGAGAGCCCGGCGGCCAGCTCACCCTGACGACCGACGTCGAGAACTTTCCCGGCTTCCCCGAGGCCATCAATGGCCCCGACCTGATGAACAAGATGCGCGAGCAGGCCCAGCGATTCGGGGCCGACACCCGCTGGGAAACCGTCGTCGGTGTCGATCTCTCGCAACGCCCCTTCCGCGTCAAGACGACCGACGACCCCAGCGGCGACCCCGAAAGCGGCACCATCACCGAGTACACCGCCGATGCCCTGATCGTTGCCACCGGCGCTTCGGCCCGATGGCTCGGCAACGAAGGCCCCTTCAAGGGGGCCGGCGTGAGCACCTGTGCCACCTGCGACGGCCACTTCTATAAGGGGAAGGAAATCGCCGTGGTCGGCGGCGGCGACTCGGCGGTTGAGGAAGCCACCTTCCTCACCCGGTTTGCTTCCAAGGTCACCTTGATCCACCGCCGCGAGGAGCTGCGCGCCTCGAAGATCATGCAGGACAAGCTCTTCGCCAACGAGAAGATCGCTTTCGCCTGGAACTCCGTCGTCGACGAGGTTTACGGCGACACCGACCCCCGGCCGATCCTCAAAGGGGTCAAGCTCCGATCGACCGAGGACAACGAGACTCTCACCGATCTGAACCTCTCCGGTCTTTTCCTGGCAATCGGCCACATCCCGAACACCGGTATCTTCAAGGGGAAGCTTGCGATGACCCCCGAGGGCTACCTCCTGACCCGCGCCGCCCTTGCCTGGGACGGGATCGAAGCCCCGGCCGATCTGCGCGATCGAATGCCCAACTACAGTTCCGCAACTGATGTCGAGGGCGTGTTTGCCTGCGGCGACGTGGTGGATACCCACTATCGCCAGGCCATCACCGCCGCCGGCTCCGGATGTGCCGCGGCCATCGACGCGGAGAAATGGCTCGAAGCCACTGGTGCCGGTCATTAA
- a CDS encoding carbohydrate kinase family protein: MSATAPKGTPVVCAGVIVADHLTPPIDRFPQPGELVKVDELVLNIGGLAANVAVVLSKLGVGARICCRVGGDAFGRFVAESLEAAGVETSSLIVDPDRDTSQTLIVNVKGEDRRFIHSFGANAALSAADLDAAITPEARVLYVGGYLILPGLDPDALADRFARARSQGITTVLDVACPGPADYLSKLKPVLPHTDVFLPNTDEAALILGGETDAIRQAEAFRALGAARVVITRGEHGSISLSESHRLKLGVYPVDYVDGTGSGDAFDAGYIAALISGLDEPGCLKLASALGASCVRAVGTTAGIFTRTEADRFIAEHDLPVETI, translated from the coding sequence ATGTCCGCTACCGCTCCGAAGGGCACCCCGGTGGTTTGCGCCGGGGTGATCGTTGCCGATCACCTCACCCCGCCGATCGACCGCTTCCCCCAGCCGGGAGAACTCGTCAAGGTTGACGAGCTTGTGCTGAATATTGGCGGCCTGGCCGCGAACGTGGCCGTGGTCCTGTCGAAGCTGGGCGTGGGGGCCCGTATTTGCTGCCGGGTCGGCGGCGACGCCTTCGGCCGGTTCGTCGCGGAATCCCTCGAAGCGGCCGGTGTCGAGACGTCGAGCCTCATCGTCGATCCCGACCGCGATACGAGCCAGACTCTCATCGTCAACGTCAAGGGGGAGGACCGCCGGTTCATCCACAGCTTCGGGGCCAATGCCGCCCTTTCGGCCGCCGACCTCGACGCGGCGATCACCCCCGAGGCTCGTGTGCTCTATGTCGGCGGCTACCTGATCCTTCCCGGCCTCGACCCCGACGCCCTCGCCGATCGCTTTGCCCGAGCCCGATCCCAGGGGATCACCACCGTTCTCGACGTCGCCTGCCCCGGCCCGGCCGACTACCTCTCGAAGCTCAAGCCGGTCCTCCCCCACACCGACGTCTTCCTGCCGAACACCGACGAGGCGGCCTTGATCCTCGGCGGAGAAACCGACGCCATCCGCCAGGCCGAGGCCTTCCGAGCCCTCGGGGCCGCTCGAGTCGTCATCACCCGAGGCGAACACGGCTCGATCTCCCTTTCCGAATCCCACCGTCTGAAGCTCGGCGTTTACCCGGTCGATTACGTCGACGGCACCGGCAGCGGCGACGCCTTCGATGCCGGCTACATCGCCGCGCTCATCTCCGGCCTCGACGAGCCCGGTTGCCTGAAGCTCGCCAGCGCCCTCGGTGCCAGTTGCGTTCGGGCCGTCGGCACGACCGCGGGCATCTTCACCCGCACCGAGGCCGACCGCTTCATCGCCGAGCACGATTTGCCCGTCGAGACGATCTGA
- the ftsH gene encoding ATP-dependent zinc metalloprotease FtsH, protein MENPRAPKDGDPDRKPADRRKPGSQQSGGSGGGSTGTPTPPWSLLFLIAAMVLVFLMWNPFKSEIRVSYYPWFLDQVNTDNIESITFQGRDVRGKLRTPDQEYKASDSAKATTVSQFTTTIPTEDALDRVMALLQGETVPATGEARSSPPPRIEVLEPQAPTTLLWLSFLLPMLLIGGLIFFMMRRARDQFDGGILGNFTKSQAKRHDKSKQRTTFDEVAGLENAKAELQEIVEFLKTPDKFQRLGGRIPKGVLLIGPPGSGKTLLARAVAGEAGAPFFSISGSEFIQMFVGVGASRVRDMFKTAKENSPCILFIDEIDAVGRVRGAGLGGGHDEREQTLNQILTEMDGFTPSETVIVLAATNRPDVLDPALLRPGRFDRHVTVDRPTRKGRFEILKVHTRNVPLADEVDLDSIARGSVGMSGADLANLVNEAALIATRENKDKVDMQDFEAARDKVMMGAKREEFITQKDKRATAYHEAGHALVAWMTPKTDPVHKVTIIPRGRSLGVTQFIPEEDRLGYSESQIKARLDVLLGGRAAEKLIYDDLSTGAAEDLKQATRLARMMVTQWGMSPRVGPVYVQGAEEHPFLGREMTEARDHSEHTQQVIDEEVARILREADTRAFRLLEENREQLERMTDALIEREVITDVEIQEMIGKRALDPSDPHPDEVVVSTDAQPGNLPSQTVDQNGAAG, encoded by the coding sequence ATGGAGAATCCGCGAGCCCCCAAAGACGGCGACCCCGATCGCAAGCCCGCCGATCGCCGCAAACCCGGCAGTCAACAAAGCGGCGGCAGCGGTGGCGGATCGACCGGCACGCCGACCCCCCCGTGGTCGCTCCTGTTCCTGATCGCGGCGATGGTCCTCGTCTTCCTGATGTGGAACCCGTTCAAGTCCGAGATCCGTGTCAGCTACTACCCCTGGTTCCTCGATCAGGTCAACACCGACAACATCGAGTCGATCACCTTTCAGGGACGCGACGTTCGCGGCAAGCTTCGTACCCCCGACCAGGAGTACAAGGCCTCCGACAGCGCCAAGGCCACAACCGTTTCCCAGTTCACCACCACCATCCCGACCGAAGACGCACTCGATCGGGTGATGGCCTTGCTCCAGGGAGAAACCGTCCCAGCCACCGGTGAGGCTCGCTCAAGTCCTCCCCCTCGGATCGAGGTGCTTGAGCCCCAGGCGCCGACCACCTTGCTCTGGCTCAGCTTCCTCCTGCCCATGCTCCTGATCGGTGGTCTGATCTTCTTCATGATGCGCCGGGCCCGCGATCAGTTCGACGGCGGCATTCTCGGCAACTTCACCAAGAGCCAGGCCAAGCGGCACGATAAGTCCAAGCAGCGCACCACCTTCGATGAGGTCGCCGGCCTGGAGAACGCCAAGGCCGAGCTGCAAGAAATCGTCGAGTTCCTCAAGACTCCCGACAAGTTTCAGCGCCTCGGCGGTCGGATTCCCAAGGGAGTTCTCCTGATCGGCCCTCCCGGCTCGGGTAAGACCCTGCTCGCCCGAGCCGTCGCCGGCGAGGCCGGTGCGCCGTTCTTCTCGATTTCCGGCTCGGAATTCATCCAGATGTTCGTCGGCGTCGGTGCCAGCCGCGTCCGGGACATGTTCAAGACGGCCAAGGAAAACTCCCCCTGCATCCTCTTTATTGACGAGATCGACGCCGTCGGTCGCGTCCGAGGGGCCGGCCTCGGCGGCGGACACGACGAACGCGAGCAGACGCTCAACCAGATCCTCACCGAGATGGACGGCTTCACCCCGAGCGAAACCGTCATCGTGCTGGCCGCCACCAATCGCCCCGACGTGCTCGACCCGGCCCTCCTGCGCCCCGGCCGCTTCGATCGTCACGTCACCGTCGACCGGCCGACCCGTAAGGGCCGCTTCGAAATCCTCAAGGTCCACACCCGCAACGTTCCCCTGGCCGATGAGGTCGATCTCGACTCCATCGCCCGCGGTTCTGTCGGCATGTCGGGCGCCGACCTGGCCAACCTTGTCAACGAGGCGGCGCTCATCGCCACCCGGGAAAACAAAGACAAGGTCGATATGCAGGACTTCGAGGCCGCCCGCGACAAGGTCATGATGGGGGCCAAGCGCGAGGAATTCATCACCCAGAAAGACAAGCGAGCCACCGCCTACCACGAGGCCGGTCACGCCCTGGTCGCCTGGATGACCCCCAAGACCGACCCCGTCCACAAGGTCACGATCATTCCCCGCGGTCGATCGCTCGGCGTCACCCAGTTTATCCCTGAGGAAGACCGCCTCGGCTACTCCGAGAGCCAGATCAAGGCCCGGCTCGATGTCCTTCTCGGCGGTCGAGCCGCCGAGAAGCTCATCTACGATGATCTCTCCACCGGCGCGGCCGAAGACCTGAAGCAAGCCACCCGACTGGCCCGCATGATGGTCACCCAGTGGGGCATGAGCCCCCGGGTCGGCCCCGTCTACGTCCAAGGGGCCGAGGAGCACCCCTTCCTCGGTCGCGAGATGACCGAGGCCCGTGACCACTCCGAACACACCCAGCAGGTCATCGATGAGGAAGTCGCCCGGATTCTCCGAGAGGCCGACACCCGAGCCTTCCGTCTTCTCGAAGAGAATCGCGAGCAGCTCGAACGCATGACCGATGCCCTCATCGAACGCGAGGTCATCACCGATGTCGAGATCCAGGAGATGATCGGCAAGCGGGCCCTTGATCCCTCCGACCCTCATCCCGACGAGGTTGTCGTCTCGACGGACGCTCAGCCCGGCAACCTTCCTTCTCAGACCGTTGATCAGAATGGAGCGGCAGGCTAA